One stretch of Chitinophaga pendula DNA includes these proteins:
- the porZ gene encoding type IX secretion system anionic LPS delivery protein PorZ, with product MRRISLFIFCCLLLRVSYAQLPVGQWRTHFSYGQARGLAITASRLYCATASGLFSVDRSDLSINRYGKQDGWKDTDISAIALDESADLLLVAYRSGSIDLLKGKQLYHLPEIQQQPVPADKTIYSIYLRNGYAYISTGFGIVVINLTKIEIADTYIIGEGGAYTPCYTVSSDDTYLYTATAQGIRRAPLQGVNLANYQHWNTLATGLAPGAAQQVIRAGTQLFCRQGRSLFRLQGAQWTSWYTGSTLLGNVFADKSRLLVCQPAAQRIQVLSADGQVQFTLQDTRLLKTPVQACFADEDIWIADAQSGLLRYQQGTVASFSPNGPGGPVSGALYFAGPTLWASAGAVTDNWRATATPAAYYRFEAEQWTTFDSITRPALKEVKDLISLAYDPLSSRLYTGSFSDGLLAFAPDGTSTLYQQGYIPPAQLPATGYRVSGITVDAAGHLWMTSYGAATPLGVKTKDQRWLTFRPPFLLNNNAVSQLLVDDFDQKWIASPGNGLLLLHHGNSLENSADDRWKQYGLGMAQGGLPANDVYCIAKDKYGWIWAGTGRGIAIMPCAQDAFNSKGCSAYLPIVQQDAFAGYLLQNETVLSIAVDGANRKWAGTRNGIWLISQDGDKILEHFTTDNSPLPHNRVSGIAIDPVSGEVFVATDGGLVSYRGTATEGSDTAGVQPVMVFPNPVPSQYGGTIAIKGLVDNAQVKITDISGKLVFQTRALGGQAVWNGLDYTGHRPQSGVYLVLAANNSGQERIVTKIVFIR from the coding sequence ATGCGCCGGATTTCCCTATTCATCTTTTGCTGCCTTTTGCTGCGTGTTTCCTATGCACAATTACCTGTCGGACAATGGCGTACTCACTTTTCCTATGGACAAGCCCGGGGGCTGGCGATCACTGCCAGCCGACTCTATTGTGCTACCGCTTCAGGACTTTTTTCGGTAGACCGGTCAGATCTCAGCATCAATCGCTATGGAAAGCAGGATGGCTGGAAAGACACAGATATCAGCGCCATCGCGCTCGACGAAAGTGCGGACCTGTTGCTGGTAGCTTACCGCAGTGGCAGTATTGATCTGCTAAAAGGCAAACAACTTTACCACTTGCCGGAAATCCAGCAGCAGCCCGTTCCTGCCGATAAGACCATTTACAGTATTTATCTGCGAAATGGATATGCATATATCAGCACTGGCTTCGGGATCGTGGTCATTAATCTCACGAAAATAGAAATTGCGGATACCTATATTATCGGAGAAGGAGGGGCTTACACCCCATGTTATACCGTCAGCAGTGACGACACTTATCTCTATACTGCCACTGCGCAGGGTATACGACGGGCACCATTACAAGGTGTGAATCTTGCCAACTATCAGCATTGGAATACCCTGGCTACCGGCTTGGCGCCAGGAGCGGCACAACAGGTGATACGTGCGGGCACACAGCTGTTCTGCCGCCAGGGACGGTCGCTCTTCCGGCTACAAGGTGCACAATGGACCTCCTGGTATACGGGCAGTACTTTGCTGGGTAATGTGTTTGCTGACAAAAGCCGGCTGCTCGTCTGTCAACCTGCCGCCCAACGGATACAGGTATTATCAGCAGACGGACAGGTCCAATTCACGCTACAGGATACACGCTTGCTCAAAACACCGGTACAGGCCTGTTTTGCAGATGAGGATATCTGGATCGCCGATGCTCAAAGTGGTCTGCTCCGGTATCAACAAGGTACGGTGGCCTCATTTAGCCCTAATGGCCCTGGCGGACCTGTTTCGGGTGCTTTGTATTTCGCCGGCCCAACACTATGGGCCAGCGCAGGCGCTGTAACAGACAACTGGCGGGCGACGGCTACTCCCGCAGCATACTACCGGTTTGAAGCGGAGCAGTGGACAACCTTCGACTCCATTACCCGGCCGGCCCTCAAAGAAGTAAAAGACCTGATCTCGCTGGCTTACGATCCTTTATCTTCCCGCTTATATACCGGCTCCTTTAGCGACGGCCTGCTGGCATTCGCACCAGACGGCACATCCACACTTTATCAGCAAGGATATATCCCACCTGCCCAATTACCGGCAACAGGCTATCGCGTAAGCGGTATCACCGTAGATGCAGCCGGCCATCTCTGGATGACCAGCTACGGGGCAGCCACCCCATTGGGGGTAAAGACAAAAGATCAGCGATGGCTGACTTTTCGCCCTCCCTTTCTGCTGAACAACAATGCCGTCAGCCAATTGCTGGTGGACGATTTCGACCAGAAATGGATTGCCTCCCCTGGTAATGGGCTCCTGCTCCTGCATCATGGCAATAGCCTGGAGAATAGTGCTGATGACCGCTGGAAACAATACGGCCTCGGCATGGCACAGGGTGGATTACCGGCTAATGATGTGTATTGTATCGCTAAAGATAAATATGGCTGGATATGGGCCGGCACGGGCCGGGGTATTGCTATTATGCCTTGTGCGCAGGATGCCTTCAACAGCAAAGGCTGCAGCGCCTACCTGCCGATCGTACAGCAAGACGCTTTCGCGGGCTACCTCTTACAAAATGAAACGGTCCTGTCTATCGCCGTCGATGGCGCAAATCGCAAGTGGGCAGGTACCCGCAATGGAATATGGCTCATCAGCCAGGATGGAGATAAGATACTGGAACACTTTACGACAGATAACAGCCCACTACCGCACAACCGGGTATCCGGCATTGCTATAGATCCGGTGAGCGGAGAAGTGTTTGTTGCCACCGACGGGGGCCTGGTATCGTATCGTGGGACAGCTACCGAAGGAAGCGATACTGCAGGTGTACAACCAGTAATGGTATTTCCTAACCCTGTGCCTTCACAATATGGAGGTACCATCGCGATCAAGGGCCTGGTAGACAATGCACAGGTAAAAATTACCGACATCAGCGGGAAGCTGGTTTTTCAGACAAGGGCCTTAGGTGGCCAGGCTGTCTGGAATGGGCTGGATTATACCGGTCATCGTCCGCAAAGCGGCGTATACCTGGTATTGGCAGCCAACAACAGCGGACAGGAACGCATCGTTACCAAAATAGTGTTCATCCGGTAA
- a CDS encoding efflux RND transporter permease subunit: MWQRLAGFVLKFRLPLLILLLAGTAVMGYFGSKVQLSYEFTNAIPKDNPKFREYQAFKSMFGEDGNMMVIGVETDRFFTTTFFNDYVQLNADIKKIAAVENILSVPVAVNLTKNDSTKKLAAAPLFQAPINNQATLDSLASVFRSLPFYQGLLYNPQTNAYLMAVRINKEVMNSAKRIEVVQSIMELGDAFGAKHNTQVRMSGLPLIRTIMATKVADELKLFLKISFVLTALILFAFFRSFSGVLMSMIVVAIGVIWSVATITICGFKITLLTGLIPPLIVVIGIPNCVYFLNKYHTEYAKHGNKTEALVRMIQRMGIVTLFTNITAAIGFGVFYFTKSAILKEFGIVAGLNIMFIFLISFIFLPAVLSYLPPPKTKHTSYLDNKLFRALLELLNTLVFKYRPWIYIVTTAMVIMAILGMLRLKPEGYMLDDIPKSDRLYTDLKFFEHHFRGVMPLEIAVDTKKKNGVVGLQTLNKLDELTQLIVSQPDFARPLSVAEGIKFARQAYYNGDSTNYSVPNQFDIGFLAPYLRMKGSGNNSASTFTKLVSSFMDSTRQIARVSVNMADVGSRRLPMLLDSLRPHVNQIFDTAHYTVTFTGTSIIFLEGSRFIINGLTESILLAFVLIIFCMLYLFRSWRMLIISLVPNVIPLAVTAGVMGWMGIALKPSTVLVFSIALGIAIDVTIRFLVNFKQELPHHNLDISATVKQTINETGLSIIYTSLILFAGFMIFSFSEFGGTKALGWLTSLTLIMAMITNLTVLPAFLLWMEKALMKKAKKKELWNTLDDEKDMEMKQIGLNDTDK, encoded by the coding sequence ATGTGGCAACGCTTAGCCGGTTTTGTATTAAAATTCCGTTTACCATTACTGATTTTACTGCTGGCGGGCACCGCCGTGATGGGGTATTTTGGAAGCAAGGTACAGCTGTCATATGAATTCACGAATGCCATCCCTAAAGACAATCCCAAATTCCGGGAATACCAGGCATTCAAATCTATGTTTGGCGAGGATGGTAATATGATGGTGATCGGCGTGGAAACGGACCGCTTTTTCACCACTACTTTTTTCAATGACTATGTACAACTCAACGCTGATATCAAAAAGATTGCGGCGGTAGAGAATATACTTAGTGTACCGGTAGCCGTGAATCTCACCAAAAACGATAGTACAAAAAAACTAGCCGCTGCGCCCCTTTTCCAGGCCCCGATCAATAACCAGGCTACCCTGGATAGCTTAGCCAGCGTATTCCGTTCCCTCCCCTTCTACCAGGGACTGCTATACAATCCGCAGACCAATGCCTATCTGATGGCAGTACGCATCAACAAAGAAGTGATGAACTCCGCCAAACGTATAGAAGTAGTACAAAGTATCATGGAGCTGGGGGATGCATTCGGTGCTAAACACAATACCCAGGTGAGAATGAGCGGATTGCCATTGATACGCACTATCATGGCGACCAAAGTAGCCGATGAACTGAAGTTGTTCCTGAAGATATCGTTCGTACTTACCGCGCTGATATTATTTGCCTTTTTCCGTTCCTTCAGCGGGGTATTGATGTCGATGATCGTGGTGGCGATCGGAGTGATCTGGTCAGTAGCGACGATCACCATTTGCGGTTTCAAGATCACCTTGCTCACCGGGTTGATTCCCCCGCTGATCGTAGTGATCGGCATTCCGAACTGCGTATACTTCCTGAATAAGTACCATACCGAATACGCCAAACATGGTAACAAGACAGAAGCGCTGGTGCGTATGATCCAGCGTATGGGTATCGTGACACTGTTCACCAACATCACCGCTGCAATCGGGTTTGGAGTATTTTATTTTACAAAAAGCGCTATACTGAAAGAGTTTGGTATCGTAGCTGGACTGAATATCATGTTCATCTTCTTGATATCATTCATCTTCCTGCCGGCGGTACTCAGCTATCTGCCTCCTCCGAAGACCAAACATACCAGCTACCTGGATAATAAATTGTTCCGTGCGTTACTGGAATTACTGAACACGCTGGTATTCAAATACCGCCCTTGGATCTACATTGTTACAACAGCGATGGTGATAATGGCAATACTGGGGATGTTGAGATTGAAGCCGGAGGGTTATATGCTGGACGATATTCCTAAAAGCGATCGCCTGTATACGGATCTGAAGTTTTTCGAGCATCATTTCAGGGGAGTGATGCCACTGGAGATCGCTGTCGACACGAAGAAAAAGAACGGTGTGGTCGGGCTGCAAACGCTGAATAAACTGGATGAACTGACACAGTTGATCGTATCGCAACCGGATTTCGCCCGTCCGCTTTCGGTGGCAGAAGGGATTAAGTTTGCCCGGCAAGCCTATTACAATGGCGACAGCACCAACTATAGTGTACCCAATCAATTTGATATCGGCTTCCTGGCACCCTATCTCCGGATGAAAGGCAGCGGTAATAATAGTGCTTCTACCTTTACAAAGCTGGTTTCCTCCTTTATGGACAGCACCCGGCAGATCGCTCGGGTGAGCGTGAACATGGCAGATGTTGGTTCCCGTCGGTTACCTATGCTACTAGATTCCCTGCGACCTCATGTGAACCAAATCTTTGATACGGCGCACTATACGGTAACATTCACCGGAACCAGTATCATCTTCCTGGAAGGTAGCCGGTTTATCATCAATGGATTGACAGAAAGCATTTTACTGGCATTTGTGTTGATCATCTTCTGTATGCTTTACCTGTTCCGCAGCTGGCGTATGCTTATTATCTCGCTGGTGCCCAACGTTATTCCGCTGGCCGTTACCGCCGGTGTAATGGGGTGGATGGGAATCGCATTGAAGCCATCGACTGTACTGGTCTTCAGCATTGCCCTCGGTATAGCCATTGACGTGACCATCAGGTTCCTGGTCAACTTCAAACAGGAGTTACCGCATCATAACCTGGATATCTCTGCTACGGTAAAACAGACCATTAACGAGACGGGATTGAGCATTATCTATACGTCCCTGATACTTTTCGCTGGTTTCATGATCTTTAGTTTCTCTGAGTTTGGTGGTACCAAAGCGCTGGGGTGGCTTACTTCCCTGACCTTGATCATGGCGATGATCACCAACCTGACAGTATTACCGGCATTTCTGCTATGGATGGAAAAGGCGCTGATGAAAAAGGCCAAAAAGAAAGAACTGTGGAATACATTGGATGACGAGAAGGATATGGAAATGAAACAAATCGGACTGAACGATACGGATAAGTAA
- a CDS encoding SusC/RagA family TonB-linked outer membrane protein, which translates to MRKGLFLLLSALFLVGQVLAQSRTINGRVTSADDGQPVIGATVIVKGTSTGAVTNPDGAYSIKLPDGSAAVLVFKSVGLKELEAKVGNSNTLNVVMYLDVTKLNEQVITANAIRRDKSSLGYAAPTVKAEEITQGRATSALSALTGKVAGVNITNTAGAPGSSSRIVLRGGSSVAGSNQALIVVDGIPVDNSSVTGGPNNLSSIDFGNRGNDINPDDIESMTVLKGPAAAALYGSRASNGAVIITTKSGKKGAKKSEITVNSTATFSNILKLPDFQNEYGQGSDGDYDPKENFSWGPKFDGQTKPWGQEIDGERLTKPYSAQKNNIRKFFELGRAFNNNVSVSGGGEKTTYFLALSSLNSDGVMPGSSDTYNKYGIRFNGSAELSNNFKTAVSINYNKINSNMVQGGQGPGSVYNNLLQTPRDIPIDQMGDLNNKFYSYGSYVDKNGILRNNRYGYYGAYTTSPYYILQNYKNLNDVDRVFGNFTLTYDPLKWLNVVERVGADVYADRRRFKYPKFNLSPADETSGNYSQVSNQRNQVGSYEENNFNVSEIVHDLMITAKKDFGKDFHASLMVGNNIRQRQTTSLNSATNATGGLVVPEWYNLANSNGPVNSTNNYTIRRLVGLYSELNVDYKSMLFLGVSARNDWSSTLPKANNSFFYPSVNASFVFSELFQGTSFANVLNFGKVRASWAQVGADADPYLLTTTFNRTIIQSGFGNTTFPFNGVPGLTLGGTIGNPDLKPEITTAFEVGTELNFLDNRISVDFSYYENKSKNQILAIPIAEASGFTSKVVNAGTIQNKGVELALRGVPVRTSYGLNIEVYGTYTRNVNKVLSLLDGISQISLGGLTTMSVAAVGQPYGSFFSTDVQRDDQGRVIVDPNSGLPLKTSSGVFLGSYNPKYQASWGTNITYKGWSLNVLFDTKQGGKFFSRTKNITAFNGTSAITGGNRDPQIFPNSVYKDASGKIVVNTDKNFSPQAYYNALPDGQNVVDASYVKLREASLSYRLPKHTLNRTPFGDITVGIFGNNLFLWAAKENKFADPEVNSAGAGNLQGFDFTAQPSLRNFGVNVKVSF; encoded by the coding sequence ATGAGGAAAGGTCTATTTCTCCTGCTGTCTGCCCTGTTCCTGGTAGGACAAGTACTTGCACAAAGCCGGACCATCAATGGTAGAGTTACGTCTGCTGACGATGGACAGCCCGTTATCGGTGCAACGGTGATCGTAAAAGGAACAAGCACAGGTGCTGTAACTAACCCGGATGGTGCTTACTCCATCAAATTGCCAGATGGCAGTGCTGCTGTACTGGTATTCAAATCCGTAGGTTTAAAAGAACTGGAAGCGAAAGTAGGGAACTCCAACACGCTGAACGTTGTTATGTACCTGGATGTAACTAAACTGAATGAACAAGTAATTACTGCTAATGCCATCCGCAGGGATAAAAGCTCCCTTGGTTATGCAGCACCTACTGTGAAAGCAGAAGAGATCACACAAGGTCGTGCCACCAGCGCATTAAGTGCACTGACTGGTAAAGTAGCCGGTGTGAACATTACTAACACTGCTGGTGCTCCGGGAAGTTCTTCCAGGATCGTATTGCGTGGTGGTTCTTCCGTAGCAGGTAGCAACCAGGCACTGATAGTAGTGGATGGTATCCCTGTTGACAACTCCAGTGTTACAGGTGGTCCCAACAACCTGAGCAGCATTGACTTCGGTAACCGCGGTAACGATATCAACCCTGATGATATCGAATCTATGACGGTACTGAAAGGACCCGCTGCTGCCGCATTGTACGGTTCCCGTGCGTCAAATGGTGCGGTGATCATCACAACCAAATCCGGTAAAAAAGGGGCTAAAAAGAGCGAGATCACTGTAAACTCTACAGCTACTTTCTCTAACATCCTCAAACTGCCTGACTTCCAGAATGAATATGGTCAAGGTTCTGATGGGGACTACGATCCTAAAGAAAACTTCAGCTGGGGCCCGAAATTCGATGGCCAAACCAAACCTTGGGGCCAGGAAATTGATGGCGAACGTCTGACTAAACCCTATAGCGCTCAAAAGAATAACATCAGAAAGTTCTTCGAACTGGGCCGCGCGTTTAACAATAACGTTTCCGTTTCCGGTGGTGGCGAAAAAACTACCTACTTCCTCGCATTGAGCTCTCTCAACTCCGATGGAGTAATGCCCGGTAGCTCCGATACCTACAACAAATACGGTATCCGCTTCAATGGTAGCGCTGAACTGAGCAACAACTTCAAGACAGCCGTATCCATCAACTATAACAAGATCAACTCCAACATGGTGCAGGGCGGTCAAGGTCCTGGTTCCGTTTATAATAACCTGTTACAGACTCCCCGCGATATTCCTATCGACCAAATGGGCGACCTGAATAACAAGTTTTATAGCTACGGTAGCTATGTAGACAAAAACGGTATTCTCCGTAACAATAGATATGGATACTATGGTGCTTACACTACCAGCCCGTACTATATCCTGCAAAACTATAAGAACCTGAATGATGTGGATAGGGTGTTCGGTAACTTTACCCTCACCTACGATCCGCTGAAATGGTTGAATGTAGTAGAAAGAGTAGGTGCTGACGTATACGCAGATCGCCGTCGTTTCAAATATCCTAAATTCAACCTGTCACCTGCTGATGAAACCAGTGGTAACTACAGCCAGGTAAGTAACCAACGTAACCAGGTAGGTAGCTACGAAGAAAATAACTTCAACGTGAGCGAGATCGTACACGACCTGATGATCACCGCGAAAAAAGACTTCGGTAAAGATTTCCACGCCAGCTTAATGGTAGGTAATAACATCCGTCAACGTCAGACTACAAGCCTGAACAGTGCTACCAACGCTACTGGCGGTCTCGTTGTACCTGAATGGTATAACCTGGCAAACAGTAATGGTCCTGTAAACAGCACCAACAACTACACCATCCGTAGATTGGTAGGTTTGTACTCAGAATTGAACGTGGATTATAAGAGCATGCTGTTCTTAGGTGTGAGCGCCCGTAATGACTGGTCTTCCACTCTGCCTAAAGCGAATAACTCCTTCTTCTACCCTAGCGTAAACGCTTCATTCGTATTCTCTGAACTGTTCCAGGGTACCAGCTTCGCCAACGTACTGAACTTCGGTAAAGTTCGCGCCAGCTGGGCACAAGTGGGTGCAGACGCTGATCCTTATCTGCTGACTACCACCTTCAACAGAACAATCATTCAGAGCGGTTTCGGTAACACCACATTCCCCTTCAATGGCGTACCAGGTCTGACACTGGGTGGTACTATCGGTAACCCTGACCTCAAACCAGAGATCACTACTGCCTTCGAAGTAGGTACCGAATTGAACTTCCTGGATAACAGAATCTCCGTAGACTTCTCTTACTACGAGAACAAGTCTAAAAACCAGATCCTGGCAATTCCTATCGCAGAAGCATCTGGTTTCACCAGCAAAGTGGTAAACGCTGGTACAATCCAGAATAAAGGTGTCGAACTGGCATTGCGCGGTGTTCCCGTACGTACTTCTTACGGTCTTAACATCGAAGTGTATGGTACTTATACCCGCAACGTGAACAAAGTACTGTCACTGCTGGACGGTATCTCTCAGATATCACTCGGTGGTCTGACCACTATGTCAGTAGCAGCAGTTGGACAGCCTTATGGTAGCTTCTTCTCTACAGATGTACAACGTGATGACCAAGGCCGTGTGATCGTAGATCCTAACAGCGGTCTGCCACTCAAAACCTCTTCCGGTGTATTCCTGGGTTCTTACAACCCTAAATACCAGGCTTCCTGGGGTACTAACATCACTTATAAAGGATGGAGCTTGAATGTATTATTCGATACTAAACAAGGTGGTAAGTTCTTCTCCCGTACTAAAAACATCACCGCGTTTAACGGTACTTCTGCTATTACTGGCGGCAACCGTGATCCGCAAATATTCCCTAACTCTGTTTACAAAGATGCTAGCGGAAAGATCGTAGTGAATACGGATAAAAACTTTAGCCCGCAAGCTTACTACAATGCACTGCCTGATGGCCAGAACGTTGTAGATGCATCTTATGTGAAACTGCGTGAAGCCAGCCTGTCTTACAGACTGCCTAAGCACACGTTAAACAGAACTCCTTTCGGAGATATCACAGTGGGTATATTTGGTAATAACCTGTTCCTGTGGGCTGCTAAAGAAAACAAGTTTGCTGACCCTGAGGTAAACTCTGCCGGTGCTGGTAACCTGCAAGGTTTCGACTTCACCGCTCAGCCTTCTTTGAGAAATTTTGGTGTTAACGTAAAAGTTAGCTTCTAG
- a CDS encoding SusD/RagB family nutrient-binding outer membrane lipoprotein, producing MRKNKITIALTALIIGATTLGGCKKFLDVNQNPNNPENANPRLVLPSTQAALGQVTGNFFQIYGGFYSQYWTQNRNSSQYRSVDRYQLSNGDFDRPWRVIYSDAWADLDLIISQKADPQFSQHAAIALILKAYDAQLATDAFGDIPVKEANQGTANSNPKYDSQKDVYDAIFSMIDQGAALLNANAPVKPGTEDLIFKGNINDWKAFANTLKLRAALRLSEIAPAVAKAKAEELYKANAVFLAKDAQIQYVSTGGNSNPLYEEMVGLSRTPNLVASSTAMDQFVANADPRIRFYYDTTKQGKYVSIPQGSFLKPNIETSFPNALVGANPLADLASTASVAPVKFITAAESYFLQAEAVQRGWSNGVGSASDLYTQGITASFTATNLATAAPAYIAGAGKWPTDATQQIKAIITQKYFAMCGLQNFEAWTEWRRTGFPDFFKVSETSTIGAQFPVRLLYPNSEITRNTNFPGQKLVTDRVWWDVK from the coding sequence ATGAGAAAAAACAAAATCACAATAGCCCTCACGGCATTAATTATCGGAGCAACGACATTGGGCGGTTGTAAAAAGTTCCTGGATGTTAACCAAAACCCTAACAACCCGGAAAATGCCAACCCAAGACTCGTATTGCCTTCTACCCAAGCTGCCTTGGGACAGGTAACTGGTAACTTTTTCCAGATATATGGTGGCTTCTACAGCCAGTACTGGACGCAGAACAGAAACAGCTCCCAGTATAGAAGCGTAGATCGTTATCAACTGTCCAATGGTGACTTCGATCGTCCCTGGAGAGTAATCTACAGTGATGCATGGGCTGACCTGGACCTGATCATCTCTCAAAAAGCAGATCCTCAGTTCAGCCAGCACGCCGCTATCGCACTCATCCTGAAAGCATATGATGCACAATTGGCTACAGATGCCTTTGGTGATATTCCGGTAAAAGAAGCGAACCAAGGTACTGCCAACAGTAACCCGAAATACGATAGCCAGAAAGATGTATATGATGCCATCTTCAGCATGATAGATCAGGGTGCTGCACTACTCAACGCAAATGCACCGGTTAAACCTGGTACAGAAGACCTGATCTTCAAAGGAAATATCAACGACTGGAAAGCTTTCGCTAACACGTTGAAACTGCGTGCTGCGCTTCGTTTGTCTGAAATAGCACCTGCTGTCGCAAAAGCTAAAGCAGAAGAGCTCTACAAAGCAAACGCTGTATTCCTGGCTAAAGATGCACAGATCCAATACGTTTCTACTGGTGGTAACTCTAACCCCCTGTACGAAGAAATGGTGGGTTTGAGCAGAACACCGAACCTGGTAGCTAGCTCCACTGCAATGGACCAGTTCGTAGCTAATGCCGATCCTCGTATCAGATTCTACTACGATACCACTAAACAAGGCAAATATGTGAGCATCCCGCAAGGAAGCTTCCTGAAGCCTAACATCGAGACCTCCTTCCCGAATGCACTGGTTGGTGCGAACCCACTGGCTGACCTGGCTTCTACTGCCTCTGTAGCTCCGGTTAAGTTCATCACCGCTGCAGAAAGCTACTTCCTGCAAGCCGAAGCAGTACAGAGAGGTTGGTCCAATGGTGTCGGTAGCGCCAGTGATCTGTATACACAAGGTATCACCGCCAGCTTTACTGCAACTAACCTGGCTACCGCCGCTCCTGCTTACATCGCAGGTGCTGGTAAATGGCCTACAGATGCAACGCAGCAGATCAAAGCGATCATCACCCAGAAATACTTCGCAATGTGCGGCCTGCAGAATTTCGAAGCCTGGACGGAATGGCGTCGTACCGGTTTCCCTGACTTCTTCAAAGTGAGCGAAACTAGTACCATCGGTGCCCAATTCCCAGTTAGATTACTCTATCCTAACTCTGAGATCACCAGGAACACGAACTTCCCTGGCCAGAAACTCGTCACTGACCGTGTATGGTGGGATGTTAAATAA